A genome region from Platichthys flesus chromosome 12, fPlaFle2.1, whole genome shotgun sequence includes the following:
- the LOC133966229 gene encoding runt-related transcription factor 1-like, protein MASNSLFSSSSPILYWDPVVKCRPSPSPTRLHLEDQEVRSLQQHSTAPPRGLVQTDSPNFLCSSVPQHWRCNKTLPRTFTVVALGNDVPDGVVVTVMAGNDDNCSAELRNATATMKHGCAQFNDLRFIGRSGRGKSFNLTINVLTWPPQVATLHKAIKVTVDGPRLPRRQRQKEVRSGAFRSSHSSTAPSADCRAFSSALWTNEPSFLGHVTSLTSSFNPSPRMHHLPGLHFSSQPPPYSSYLSSPPPPPPPQLSHNGAFQPGGFCYGPNHSLPSAGEDRNVVAALTNYIEGACHSIRGDEPVWRPY, encoded by the exons ATGGCTTCAAACAGtctgttcagcagcagcagccccatTCTCTACTGGG ATCCTGTGGTGAAGTGTCGGCCGTCACCATCGCCCACCCGCCTCCACCTGGAGGACCAGGAGGTGCGGTCCCTCCAGCAGCACAGCACAGCGCCCCCTAGAGGCCTGGTCCAGACCGACAGCCCTaacttcctctgcagcagcgtGCCGCAGCACTGGAGATGTAACAAGACTCTGCCGAGAACCTTCACA GTGGTCGCCCTGGGCAACGACGTGCCGGATGGTGTGGTTGTCACGGTGATGGCCGGCAACGACGACAACTGCAGCGCCGAGCTACGCAACGCCACGGCAACCATGAAGCACGGCTGCGCCCAGTTCAACGACCTCCGCTTCATCGGCCGCAGTGGGAGAG gtAAGAGTTTCAACCTCACGATCAACGTGCTGACGTGGCCTCCTCAGGTCGCCACCCTGCACAAAGCCATCAAGGTCACCGTGGACGGGCCGCGGCTGCCGAGAC gacAGAGGCAGAAGGAGGTGAGGTCCGGGGCGTTCAGGTCTTctcacagcagcacagctccATCAG ctGACTGCAGAGCCTTCTCCTCCGCCCTGTGGACCAATGAGCCGTCGTTCTTGGGCCATGtgacctctctgacctcctccttCAACCCAAGTCCCAGAATGCACCACCTCCCTGGCCTCCACTTCTCCAGCCAGCCTCCTCCATACAGCTCCtacctgtcctctcctcctcctcctcctccccctcagctCAGCCACAATGGTGCGTTCCAGCCTGGAGGTTTCTGCTACGGGCCCAACCATTCGCTGCCAAGCGCGGGGGAGGACAGGAACGTGGTTGCAGCACTTACCAATTACATCGAAGGGGCGTGTCATTCAATTAGAGGCGATGAGCCTGTTTGGAGACCTTATTGA
- the supt3h gene encoding transcription initiation protein SPT3 homolog: MSSPMASSSKDRPVSRTSFIPELQSMMFALGDARRPLHDTAALVEDIVHTQLVTMLHQAGEGASHRGSRVISAEDILFLMRRDKKKVARLLKYLQFRDYKSKLLKALEDDDPQQETDKGGAAGGVAGGTQRRQRLAQDFLVWMDQTGELLSLAERQEVDPVKQERMERLERQTRLMDQTQYSDFCESRQLSFAKKASKFRDWLDCSSLELKPNNIAMEIVSYLAYETVAQIVDLSLLVKQEMATKTNAISHVISSSFIHYSTHTEVKKDPDSPEATPPSTPGSSHSSKPLPQGNGSVDGRARQRKRKKSCPATVEPPCGAIQPCHIREAIRRYNCRHTSSYRRKGMSFLAC; this comes from the exons ATGAGCAGTCCCATGGCCTCCAGCTCGAAAGACCGTCCAGTCTCCAGGACCAGCTTCATCCCAGAACTACAGAGCATgat gTTCGCTCTGGGAGACGCTCGCAGGCCTCTGCACGACACCGCAGCGCTGGTGGAGGACATCGTTCACACACAGCTCGTGACAATG CTGCATCAGGCCGGCGAGGGGGCGTCTCATCGAGGGTCGAGGGTCATTTCAGCTGAGGACATCCTGTTCCTGATGAGGAGAGACAAG AAGAAGGTGGCGAGGTTACTGAAATACCTTCAATTCAGAGATTATAAATCCAAACTGCTCAAAGCTCTAGAGGACGACGACCCGCAGCAGGAAACAG ATAagggaggagctgcaggcggCGTGGCTGGTGGCACCCAGCGGAGGCAGCGATTGGCCCAGGACTTCCTGGTGTGGATGGATCAGACCGGGGAGCTCCTATCATTGGCAGAGAGACAAGAGGTGGACCCTGTCAaacaggagaggatggag CGTTTGGAGCGTCAGACTCGACTGATGGACCAGACTCAGTACTCGGACTTCTGTGAGAGTCGACAGCTCAGCTTTG CCAAGAAGGCCTCAAAGTTTCGGGACTGGCTCGACTGCAGCAGCTTGGAGCTGAAGCCAAACAACATCGCCATGGAGATCGTGTCATACCTGGCCTATGAGACGGTTGCACAG ATCGTGGATTTGTCTCTGCTGGTGAAACAGGAAATGGCAACGAAGACAAACGCCATCAGTCATGTGATCTCGTCCAGTTTCATTCActacagcacacacactgag GTCAAAAAGGATCCAGACTCACCTGAGGCCACTCCACCCTCCACTCCAGGCTCCTCCCACTCATCAAAGCCCCTCCCACAGGGGAACGGCAGTGTGGACGGCCGAGCGAGACAAAGGAAACGCAAAAAG AGCTGTCCAGCTACAGTGGAGCCTCCTTGTGGAGCCATCCAGCCCTGTCACATCCGAGAGGCTATAAGAAGATACAACTGCCGACACACA AGTTCCTACAGGAGGAAAGGGATGTCGTTCCTCGCCTGCTga